A stretch of DNA from Syngnathus acus chromosome 1, fSynAcu1.2, whole genome shotgun sequence:
tGTAAACCATATCACAGGGCTCCCCGAATCCGGTCACGTTGTAGACATTTCTCAGCATGACTTTGGTGACACGGATGTCCACGGGAACGCTTGTGTCGATCAACACGGTGGTGATATAACAGCCGAAGGCTAAGGTCATCATCACGTTGGTCGAGAAGTCGAAACAGTTGTTGGCTCTCGAACAAACAGAGTTCATGACTTCGAAGGTGAAGATCGGCACCAGTCAAAATAAGGCAAGCGCATCCGTATGCCAGCCTCTCTCATATGACACCGCTTTGCTCGGTATCGGAAGTGGCTTTCATATGTCACCGCGATGCTCGGTGCTCGGAGCGCGTCGCGGATTGGCTGTAGGGTCGCCAAACACGGAAGTGACGTTTGAAGCTTTCGAGCAAAGACATTTCACCAgcatatttatttagttattttgcACGTTTGTGTCGCTCTATCCTATACAATTTCAATGTGCAACTTTGCCATCAAAGCATTatggtttgggggggggtataGTTTTATTTGCCCTCGTGCCCGAAAGCCGGTCGTTGATTGGCTGCGGTCTCGCCGAATGCGGAAGTGACgtcgccgctgccgccgttTAAGCGCTTGACAGTCGAGcgtctgtctctctcgctcgctcaaCCGTACTGTGCTgtgctgagctgagctgagctgccTCCttggaaacaacaacaatggcgACCTTGTCGGCGCCCCTGTCGTGTCTGCTGACACAGGGGAAGGCCACCCTGCTCTGTCGTCATGTCTTGAAGGCTTCCCACCACCATTTCCGCGCGGTGTCCAGCGGGCGCAGTGGACTGCTTTCCCGTCAGTCCCTCCCGACACGGACCGACAGCGCAGCGTCGGTGTGCAGCAGCTCGGCGGAGAGCTTGTGGTCGGGAAGGCTTTTAAGGAGCGTGCCGCCAGCCGCTCATCGCCTGAGGGTCTGCCTATGCGATCTCCTCTACGGCCACGCCTTTAGCAATTATCCAAGTCAACCCTACTTGTCTATGCTGAGTCTCCGGTCTACCTGTTTGATCTTCGCCTTGTTTTCCACGAACTCTGACTCTTTGCTGTTCCCTTCCAGCTCTTGGATCCCCTGACTTGGACCGCCGACCGGCTCCACTCTGCTCAGACCGAACCACTCACGCTCCACAATCACAGCTCTAATTCCGTGCCCCTGGCTCGGACCCCCAGCACTATTGCTTCCTCACTCCCTTCAATACAAACTCCACATCCATCTGGGACTCCTGATCGGTTTCTGCATGTGGGTCAAACACTCGCTAAAACTATGACAGAGTCCACACAAGAGAGCTCATCCCTtcctcttacacacacacctctgctcagccaaatttattgtgactTAATCATGTCACACACCAACATGATggaaattgactcctacagtactaagaCCACAGGCCAGTCATTCTCATCAATGCACATTATTAACAgtattgttttgatgttttcctGTAGGGAATTGTTGACTGCTGgctttgtttctttaataTAGGAGCTTTGACTTACTACATCTGGATGCTTTAAATACCAATGTGAATGTCATGACAGCAATGCACTTGATGTCATACAAATCAACTTCATTCTAAAGTGTTCATTTACCAGTTGAACCAAGATAAAAAGGCTTCATGAGTGGCTTCAAGGCTCCATGAATGAGGATGTTAAGCTGATAATAGCACCTTGCAGTCggcaaaaaaatcacatttgatcTCTTATACTTGGTCTTGTACAGACGTTCTCCCTGAAAGTTAAACGAGATGACAAAGGTGTTGGTCCAGCTTCACAAGCTATGATGAAATTCTAATCCTGTAACAGTACAGGTAGAACCACAGTTCGGCCTATTTTCTCCCCTCAACATCCTCAATTGTCTCTGGCAGGCAGCGGCCGCGTGTCTCTGGCAACTGCGATGCCAGGATTGCTGCAAGGACAGCTGAGGAGAACAAGACGAGTTGGGGCAGGTCCTTCCAGACGTCATCCAGTAAAAGGACCAGAGGAGTGAGGGCCACACCCATTCGGGACACAGATGAGTTGTAGCCCATCCCGTTTTGCCTTTAACATAAAAATTACAGTACAGACCGTTTAGAATCATGACTGGCACGATGAGTGCCAGTAACTGCACGGATGGAAACAAGTCACTACCTGGTTAGAGGAAGCTAGTTTTGGGCAAAAGGTGAGGTGTGCCCAGAGCTGCTCTAGAATTTAAGTAAATAAAAGCCTTGGACGTATCGCTCAGCAgtttaaaatgatcaaattgtaattttgttttcctcaataTAGGACGTGTGAGTTAATATGTAATCAAGGTtctcttcctgttttttttttttttttttaaatcaaacatacaatacaatacatttaTCACATTTATaagttttgcttttatatGCTGAAATAAAGGTAAATAAACCATGAAATAATAGGAGACATTCCTGTTTACTTCGAGTTAATGTCCTAAACACATCTTGAATAGAAAAACAGGCCTTTATTTCAAACTGCAGAAACCTACAACCTGCTGATGAAAAAATGTACGGTATGTAAGCGCACCTGACAACAGTAGGAAACAATTCAGAAGAGTAGAGCACTATGGTACAAGATGATGCTGAAGCAAAGCCTTGTCCTATGACTGCCACCATTGTTCTCAGGGTTGACATATCTGGGGGAAAGTCACGGGAATCATTCAGTATGACATCTTGATCAATAATTGGAAATGCCATGACACCAACCTTTTGGTATCAAAATGTTGATTCCGAGAGAGACAGCAAGCATGGTCAACATTCCCACCTGCGTGCGCTTCCTGCCAATCCTGTCCAGTAAGAAGAAACTGGACAATTTGCCCGGCACTTCAGCTGATGAGTAGAGCAATTGAGTGAGGTAGACATTGAGGCCAAAGCCGCTGATATTGAAGAGGGTGCCGTAGAATGCAACGGCTATGGCGAACCTAGGAAAGAGAGAGTGCGCTGTAACATTGGGTAACCCAAACCCACAATTggatgtggagaaaaaaaaaattgtgcacaGACCAAATAGAACCAGTGCACAAGGACACTCTTCTCATTTTAGGCGTTCTCATCAGGTCCAAGTAGGAATACACTCGACTTTTCTTCTCTGTCACCACGATGGAGGACAGAGTCTGGAAACAGTCAAAGGAATAATCTTGGTGACTTAGTGAGAATTAGAACATTACCATCATTATGAGAATAATGCGAGCCTCAGGTTGAAGTCCATGGCACAACGTCTCAGTGCCGTTTATTTTGGCACATTTGACGAGACACAAATGAGCTTCCTCCAGCTTTCCGTTGGCAATGAGCCATCGCGCTGACTCAGGCATCCACCTGGGGGTCgaaggcaaaaaataaataaataaaaagttaacTTCTTCAAACACTCCAGTGTCCTTGATTGGACTTTTGCACACAACCATAATCTGGATGAATCAGAATCTGCACAGTCACTATGTCCACAATGTCTCATTTACTAAATAACAGAGGGGTTGTGCAAAACAACCCAGGTTTGTAGAGGATCAGACCTATTTGGACAGTTGATGTGAATGTTTTGCACAAAAAGTGGGGaaaattggggaaaaaaataataaaaattgaaaaagagaaaaaagaaattttcaaaacatatttaaagaAATCTGATGCATATACATacattgtgtattttgatCTATTTTGTTATACCTCCACGTAAAGACACCAAAGAGGATGGGCAAAGTGACGGCAACGGTCAACCACCTCCAGTCGTTCACAAGGTAAGCAATGGGTACGAAGCAAATGCTCCCAAATGTCCAGGAAAAGCTGTCAAGAATTCCAACCGTCTTTCTGTGCTCTATGTCCACCCACTCCACACCTGGTTGAAGAATAcaagggcacacacacacacacacatatgtaaGGATGGATAAATGAAGCAACTCCTCAAATAATGGTTGAGTTGAACATAAAATGTCATCTGATGATCTAAAATGACTGTACAGAGAACCAAAGAGACGATGACTATGCCAGTCATGCAAAAGCCGGTAAGGAATCTCAGCACTGCGAACATCAGGAAGGATGTGGCGAAAGCACTGGCGAGAGCAAACAGCATTCCAGAGAGATAAGATGTTAGCAGCATGATCCTCCGACCGAACCTGAGCAGGAGGACCAAGGAAGTCAACACATGGCAATCAAGACCAATCGATGTGAGAGAACTTTTATATAGGCACTTGGGAactgtttgaaaatgtgaacaaTCGCATCATCTTAATTTTCAATTGACAGTAAGCACAAGACAAATAGCCGCCCGCTGAGATGGCAagaaacaggtggattttttgCTTATTTCGTATTCTACAAGTGCAATATTTATCATCATAATATGTTTAGACTAGTAAGGGTGGACAGAACATGTTATtgcaatgtgaaaaaaaatgacttgactACCCTTTAATTTGTCCAGAGCCCCTCAAATGATGAcataatgacttttttttttttttttatgacctcACAAATTACGgtaaaatcaaatatttaaagaaaatatccGTGGACAAATCTGTGTACAAGCATGATCATAACTTTCTCAGGGAGTCCTTATAGGGAATCAAAATCTAACCATAAAATGCCATCAATCTCTCAGCAATCAAGTCAACGTGAAAAGCAATGATTGCATTATGTTACCTGTCACTCAGACTTCCAAAAGTCACAGATCCAAACATTACGCCAATAAAGAAGATACTGGCCGTGGATTGgcttctgctttttttatCACACACCAGGTCCCACtaatacaaacacatttatatGTTTACAGGGGAAAACCAAtgataaaatgtaaaacaatgtAATGTAGGTCACCTGGGTGGCCAGAGTGGATTTGAAGGTAATGTTATCATACACCCACCCATCCAGACAGGGCAAGGTGAGCACCTGAGTGACGTCAGACATGTTGAAAAGCAGATGATACTGAGGTTCGGCGAACATCCGACAGGAGCTGCGGGTGCCGTCCTCCTCCAGTGGGATGCTGACGGCGAGCCTGTCTGCCTGGGACAGATTCGGGAAGAGCCCTCCGGCAGCGACAAGGCAGTGGTGCGCAGGAACCGCCGCGATGAAGCTATTGAGCAGAAAGTGGCAGGCCAGTGTTAAGCGACTTATGAAGCTGATGATCACTATCATCTTCTGGAACCTCCCGAATCCGCCGACGTCAGAGATAATGTCCTCGAACTTCATGATAAGCGCCGGTGTGTGCTCCAGACATACACGCGCAAAGAGCGCAACATTCCCACGCAATAAATGAGTAATCGAGACCCTTGAACCTCTTATCCAGTTTTGCAAGGCACAAAGGCCACTTCATACTTTCCACATCCACGTGTCTTCAAGAGTGGGCGTTACTTCATGTGATGTTACATGGTCTTCCAGCCTTTGCACAAGGATCGCGCAGACCCCCTGTGGTCTTCCACGTGCAACACAAGTTTTGCGAATAATTAAGTGATGCACGGATCGATTGTGATCGTAGATGTCAAATATCAATTCGAtgggtaaagaaaaaaatatcaatgacAGTAAAAGTATGGTTGAGAATTTGGCTAGAAATGTCTGTGTACATACCTTGATATCGCaataagtaaataataatacattgttTGACCCAACGTATTGTATTTAAGGCAACACTGGGCCTAATTTTATGTGGTATGATTAGCTGGCAAGCAGTTCCCCTGCCTATTGCCCAAAAACAGCTAGCTTGGCGTCACGGACGTGAGGATTagtcagaaaatgaatggatggaggaCAGGACAAACCATAGCAAAATatatgcaaacatattttatttaaaaaaacaggtgGAAATGTTAAAagttaacaaataaaaacattccaaaCTGATCTAAGCTGTTCGGTATCGAAGGTTTAAAGAAGGGCAACTAAAACATGCCAACATGGTAAGGACAAAAATTTTAAAGctttcacaaacaaacaaacacataaaaagTTATAAGGCTAAAATTCATCTTCGGCTGCTCGAGCTTGGCTGGCTGTCTTGAGTCTTGTGAGCTTCTGCGTACTGATGTTTCCAATTTCGAGGATCCTGGTCATGAAGCtgacaagcaaacaaacaaacacatcagTGGCAAGTCAAATTTTCACTcagacacaaaaacacttttttgcaatttttatcTTATCACCTTAAATGTTGGCGTACCACCTAGCAACGAGTCTCCAGCATGGCTATACGCTGACACTCATTAACAAAGTAAAGATGAGCAATCCtattgcttttaaaatttaaCATTAACACTGCATACATAGATGTGGTTGCATGTATCATATGACAATAATCAAGGATGGGCTAACCAGAAGGAAAATGCAGGCAATTGCCTTGAAAATTCCAACATGTCGCCCAAATGTCTCAAGAAAATtgattcacattttaaaattttgacaATTTATAATCCTTAATTGaccacatttaaaatgttttgtgatAAATTTTCACTTGAAAGGAGTACAACAGAATAACAGTTAGGTTGGCAAAAAACTTAAACTGGCAGATAATAGTGACAGATTTCAAAAGAACTTGTGTTGAGgctcaaataaaaatgcagaaatgacaaatgacatcactgtCATCACACTAGTTTGATACATACTTCTGCTACAAATTGAAGGATTTTGGCCTTGGAGACTTCCTTGTCAGCACGCGGACCCCAGAGAAAATTGTGTTCGGGTGGGTCACTGTGGGGGATGAGCACATACTCCAGATACctgagtacacacacacacacacacacacacacacacacacacacacacacacacacacacacacacacacacacacacacacacacacacacacacacacacacacacacacacacacacacacacacacacacacacacacacataggagctctaaatgtatttttctataAAGAGAGATTCCAACATCTGCATTGCAGTGGTGACcaattggttaaaaaaatgtgtggaGTATGTGCAAATGCAGACACATGCTGACTTCAAGGCTGCATGCATGTATGCACTCCTCCATGTTGCTGTATGGTGTGGTATAAACCAGACTCTATGGTCTTACAGGATCTGGCTCTGAACACACCAGCGCTGAATCTCAGATGAACAGAAAATGTATGAaagatgtaaataaataaaatggattaaCATCAAAATTGCGGTGCCATCGCAAGCGCCATCATTACCGTTGTCGCACAAACTCATCTGTGACCATCTTCTTGACGTCGCCGAAGTCCTCGTGTTTCTTCCTGCAAATACGGTTCGTGTCGTCACCGAGTCGAAGTCAAGCATCGGTGGATAAATGACGGAAATCTTACGTGGGGTTAATGCGGAGTTTTTCGAGCATGTTCCATATCAGGCCTGCGGGTGCAAATACATTTGAGAGCGTCACGGCAGGGACATGGCAGAGGCATTGTGGCGGCTTACTTTCTTTGGCCACGCCCCGTTTCATGAAGATGACACTCAGGATGAAAAAGAGCAGTCCCGTCTTCCGGTTGGCCAAGCTGTGGTGAACATGTCAAACAAATGAGTCACTTTGAAGGCTTTCAAAAGGCAAAACCATCTGTGGAGGATTTACCAGAAGGACGGTCCTCCAGCTGTTGCCTCAAACTTATTGATGAGGATGTACAATTGATTCTTTGTGTCTATATTGACCAATTTAAGGCCAAAAACCTGAACAGAGGATATTTAACAAGTGTCAGAAATAATAACTTCGGAACAAAGTAACTCTTACCTAttctacaaaaacaacagtaaTACACAGTCattgttggtccgtttacaaCAAAGTATCCATATTTTGCTCCAGACAAACCTGTTCAAAGGTGTGGGTCACTCTCTTCATGATCTCAGGGTAGACATTTCGGTATTCTTTGATCACATTTTTCACCAAGTctgaaaccaaaacaaatcagcCTGGTCAAATTGCATTGCTGtccgaatagaaaatgttgTTGCGATGGACAGATCTGGAAGTGGTAGCACTGTGTGCTCAGCtctgcctcacagttgagGTTCAGCATTAAAAATTTGGCTCCGGCCTTCCTATGTTCGTAGACATGTTCTCCTTGCGCTTGCATGGATGCTGTACCGCCAATGAGGCCTCCCGTCACATTCATGCCTGTCTATATGTAAAATTTGGTTGACAAGTCCACAGGGTATATCACCTCTCACCAGATGAGGAGGAATtgagaaaattgatggatggtaTGCAAAAGTAtaacaggggggaaaaaaatctacagTATTATAAAGTGCAGAGCTGAACTTAAACCTGTGGAGCAGTTGTGTTGTGACTTCCATGTACCTGCACGCCGTATGGGTATCTTCTTCTGATCTTTTACCAGGATGTACTGGACCACCTCAGTTATCTGGAGAAAACATCAAGCAATTTGCGTGAAACTAAAAATGGTCTAATATTGGTTATTAGTGTGCGTACCTTTTGGTCAACTTGTGAAGGCGAGAGCTTCTCGAGGTTTCTCTGGACCTGTGACACACTCGGCTGAGTGAACGTTGCATCTTCATCCTCACCCACAGCGCCCGATGAGCTTTGTGGTCTCTGTGAGAGAGAACAAAGTTGGCACGATTGGTGTcagagaaaggaaagaaagaaaatttgcatttttttcagctcatcattttcattttgttccacAACTTCAAGGGCCCACTATGATAGctcatatttaaaatgtaatggaTTTGATCAAGTACAAATGCCTCTTAACTGCGCTATAATACGTCCCTTACAATGCATTTAGCTAATTTATAGAttcttaatttgtttttctctgtgcATGTTTGAATGCCAAATTAAACCACCGATCAATCTTGCTGCCATGTTGTTGACTTTcggtgcgtgtgtgcgtttgtatAAAGTTACATACATAACTAGAAAAGGAAATATTACAATGATGAGGGTCATTTCTCGTTTTAttgcaaaataattaatatGAATTTAATGATCTCGCAAATATGAGACGACTTACTTTTCTCTGTGAGGATCTCTGAGTATTGGACAATCTCTTTCGCTGCGACATAGCGCCACACTGGTTTTGCGGGGGGGTGGAAAAGGACTTAAAACATTACTCGTACGCAAAAAGCTGATGAGAAGCTGTTAGCCAACGTGCGCTTTCTCTGACAATAAAACTTCCCGCTGTTGCGATAAAGATACGCCTGCACTGCTGCAGCCAAGCGAACCGGCGGCGTGCCTacgtggcggccatcttgaaaGGGGCAACTTTCCAACCAGACCATTAATCCATGGACATCGAAATTCAGTAGTTTActtttactattattattattattattattacaacgCTACTATTGGCACAATGACAGGATGAGAACACAACAATAGGGCACTGATTAATAACAAAGATGATCAATTAAAAAGATAAAGACACGaaatcaaaagaaataaatttcCATTAACGCCAGTGGGCGTGTTCGCAGGGCAGGAGTTCGCTCCGATCCATTTAATTTCAAAAAGGACCAGTGTGAAGTGTACTTGCGGGTGCGCTGGCGCACTAACGGATCaccgtgtgtgcgcgcactgGCACTCCATTTTTGGTGCACTCAGAATTTCCAAACGGTAAA
This window harbors:
- the LOC119129143 gene encoding solute carrier family 22 member 7-like, with translation MKFEDIISDVGGFGRFQKMIVIISFISRLTLACHFLLNSFIAAVPAHHCLVAAGGLFPNLSQADRLAVSIPLEEDGTRSSCRMFAEPQYHLLFNMSDVTQVLTLPCLDGWVYDNITFKSTLATQWDLVCDKKSRSQSTASIFFIGVMFGSVTFGSLSDRFGRRIMLLTSYLSGMLFALASAFATSFLMFAVLRFLTGFCMTGIVIVSLVLCVEWVDIEHRKTVGILDSFSWTFGSICFVPIAYLVNDWRWLTVAVTLPILFGVFTWRWMPESARWLIANGKLEEAHLCLVKCAKINGTETLCHGLQPETLSSIVVTEKKSRVYSYLDLMRTPKMRRVSLCTGSIWFAIAVAFYGTLFNISGFGLNVYLTQLLYSSAEVPGKLSSFFLLDRIGRKRTQVGMLTMLAVSLGINILIPKDMSTLRTMVAVIGQGFASASSCTIVLYSSELFPTVVRQNGMGYNSSVSRMGVALTPLVLLLDDVWKDLPQLVLFSSAVLAAILASQLPETRGRCLPETIEDVEGRK
- the ndnl2 gene encoding necdin-like 2, giving the protein MSQRKRLSNTQRSSQRKRPQSSSGAVGEDEDATFTQPSVSQVQRNLEKLSPSQVDQKITEVVQYILVKDQKKIPIRRADLVKNVIKEYRNVYPEIMKRVTHTFEQVFGLKLVNIDTKNQLYILINKFEATAGGPSFCLANRKTGLLFFILSVIFMKRGVAKESLIWNMLEKLRINPTKKHEDFGDVKKMVTDEFVRQRYLEYVLIPHSDPPEHNFLWGPRADKEVSKAKILQFVAELHDQDPRNWKHQYAEAHKTQDSQPSSSSRR